In Glycine max cultivar Williams 82 chromosome 7, Glycine_max_v4.0, whole genome shotgun sequence, a single window of DNA contains:
- the LOC100780157 gene encoding VIN3-like protein 1 isoform X2, translating into MAETKSTSKIAKKQDSKKVSGISNQPSRKQHRKGENPVRFVPTPDPPSDFGHSNSWICKNSACRAVLSKDDTFCRRCSCCICHLFDDNKDPSLWLVCTCESSQGDSCGLSCHIECALQHEKVGVVDHGQLMQLDGGYCCASCGKVTGILGCWKKQLNIAKDARRVDVLCYRIYLSYRLLDGTSRFKELHEMVKEAKAKLETEVGPVNGVSAKMARGIVSRLPIASDVQKLCSLAIEKADEWLATVPNVHPESREGSLPAACKVVFEEVTASSVKIILIEMSNASSGDIKGYKLWYYKSREESHTKDPVSVFPKAQRRILIPNLQPCTEYTFRVVSFTDMGDLGHSEAKCFTKSIEILEKNSSSSVAMNKKKENLQTECNSSGSKMEPNPTMEDSGFKVRDLGKILHLSWAQEQGCSEEFCCADKRKCCGQSETIKPTNPQELLPSVSRDLDLNVVSVPDLNEELTPPFESSRDEDNGCTLQQAVEADDDAASHDLEKNLARSHGSGGSQTWNHGPTGEVPAVDSRGDACRKRVASTNEETHDCDSTLINDSPLRASDGPFSLDENFEYCVKVIRWLECQGHIKQEFRLKLLTWFSLRSTEQERRVVNTFIQALIDDPSSLAGQLVDSFSDIISNKRPRNGFSNKAVSSS; encoded by the exons ATGGCTGAAACCAAGTCAACCAGTAAGATTGCCAAGAAACAGGACTCAAAAAAAGTTTCTGGTATCAGCAATCAGCCTTCTAGGAAGCAACATCGCAAAGGAGAAAACCCGGTGCGGTTCGTACCAACTCCTGACCCACCTAGTGATTTTGGACATTCAAACTCTTGGATCTGTAAGAATTCTGCCTGCCGAGCTGTTCTCTCTAAAGATGACACATTTTGTAGAAGGTGCTCTTGCTGTATTTGCCAcctttttgatgataacaaggATCCTAGTCTTTGGTTGGTATGCACATGTGAATCTTCTCAAGGGGACTCTTGTGGGTTGTCTTGCCATATTGAGTGTGCTCTTCAACATGAAAAAGTAGGAGTTGTTGATCATGGACAACTGATGCAACTAGATGGTGGTTATTGTTGTGCATCCTGCGGTAAAGTTACTGGGATACTTGG ATGTTGGAAGAAGCAGCTAAATATAGCAAAAGATGCCCGGCGTGTAGATGTACTATGCTACAGAATATATTTGAGCTACAGGCTTTTGGATGGTACTTCAAGATTTAAAGAATTGCATGAAATGGTAAAAGAGGCAAAGGCTAAACTGGAAACTGAAGTTGGTCCAGTTAATGGGGTTTCTGCCAAGATGGCCCGTGGGATTGTCAGCAGACTCCCTATTGCCAGTGACGTACAAAAACTCTGCTCTCTTGCTATTGAGAAAGCTGATGAATGGTTGGCCACTGTTCCCAATGTACATCCAGAATCCAGAG AGGGTTCTCTTCCTGCTGCATGCAAGGTTGTGTTTGAAGAGGTAACAGCTTCCTCagtcaaaatcattttaattgaaatgtCAAATGCATCTTCTGGGGACATTAAGGGATACAAGCTCTGGTATTACAAGAGTAGGGAGGAGTCGCACACTAAAGATCCCGTTTCTGTGTTTCCCAAAGCTCAGAGAAGGATTTTGATACCCAACCTCCAGCCTTGCACAGAATATACATTTCGGGTTGTATCTTTTACAGATATGGGTGACCTGGGTCATTCTGAGGCCAAGTGTTTCACCAAGAGCATTGAGATATTGGAAAAGAATTCATCGTCATCAGttgccatgaataaaaaaaaggagaaccTTCAAACTGAATGCAATTCTTCTGGCTCCAAAATGGAGCCCAATCCCACAATGGAAGACTCTGGATTTAAGGTTCGAGACCTTGGgaaaattttgcatctttctTGGGCTCAAGAACAAGGCTGCTCTGAGGAATTTTGCTGCGCTGACAAGAGAAAATGCTGTGGGCAAAGTGAAACAATCAAGCCTACCAATCCACAAGAGCTGTTGCCTTCAGTTTCTCGCGACCTTGATCTAAATGTTGTTTCGGTGCCTGATTTAAATGAAGAGCTTACACCTCCATTCGAGTCTTCTAGGGATGAAGATAATGGTTGCACTTTGCAGCAGGCTGTTGAGGCAGATGATGATGCTGCTTCGCatgatttagaaaaaaatttagcaAGATCACACGGTAGTGGTGGTTCCCAAACTTGGAACCATGGACCTACTGGTGAAGTTCCAGCAGTTGACTCTCGTGGAGATGCATGTAGGAAGAGGGTAGCAAGCACAAATGAAGAGACACATGATTGTGACAGCACTTTGATAAATGATTCTCCTTTACGTGCATCTGATGGTCCATTCTCCTTAGATGAGAACTTTGAGTATTGCGTGAAAGTAATTCGCTGGCTAGAATGCCAGGGTCATATCAAGCAGGAATTTAGGTTGAAATTGCTGACATGGTTTAGTTTGAGGTCGACAGAACAAGAACGTCGGGTGGTAAATACTTTCATTCAAGCTCTGATTGATGATCCAAGTAGTTTGGCAGGGCAACTAGTTGACTCATTTTCTGATATTATATCCAACAAGAGGCCAAGAAATGGGTTCTCCAATAAGGCTGTGTCATCAAGTTAA
- the LOC100500202 gene encoding uncharacterized protein LOC100500202 precursor — MNPKILFVFALLLNLVSNSFQNPNPKTPKSTSSQAHVELINHGLPAGLLPATTVLGYAVNRTSGDFTVKLGGACKITLPPDNYVATYSDTITGKIVKGKIAELEGIRVRAFFKWWSITGIRSSGDDIVFEVGMVTAKYPSKNFDDSPACEGQHSSS, encoded by the coding sequence ATGAATCCCAAAATCCTCTTCGTCTTTGCTCTGCTTCTGAATCTCGTATCCAATTCGTTccaaaaccctaaccctaaaacccCCAAATCAACGTCATCGCAGGCTCACGTGGAGCTCATCAACCACGGCTTACCCGCCGGTCTTCTCCCCGCCACCACCGTCTTGGGCTACGCCGTGAACCGTACCTCCGGTGACTTTACCGTCAAGCTCGGCGGCGCGTGCAAGATCACGCTCCCGCCGGACAACTACGTCGCCACCTATTCCGACACCATCACAGGGAAGATCGTGAAGGGGAAAATCGCTGAACTCGAGGGAATTAGGGTTCGCGCGTTCTTCAAGTGGTGGTCCATCACCGGAATCCGCTCCTCCGGCGATGATATCGTCTTCGAGGTCGGTATGGTCACGGCGAAGTATCCATCGAAGAATTTCGACGATAGCCCCGCGTGCGAGGGCCAGCACTCTTCTTCGTGA
- the LOC106799436 gene encoding uncharacterized protein, with protein MKILKPFYELIKSETTMMRTASQKWGYIRIMAGTIFGGILGFYVMHRLETNYKEKMNERLRDYEAELKRKKDERLNELEDSSRF; from the exons ATCCTGAAACCGTTCTATGAACTAATCAAGAGTGAAACAACGATGATGAGAACTGCTTCTCAGAAATGGGGCTACATTCGGATCATGGCTGGTACAATCTTTGGAGGCATCCTTGGATTCTATGTCATGCACCGCCTTGAAACTAACTACAAG GAGAAAATGAATGAAAGGCTGAGAGATTATGAGGCTGAattgaagaggaagaaggatGAGAGATTGAATGAGTTAGAGGACTCCTCCAGGTTTTGA
- the LOC100780157 gene encoding VIN3-like protein 1 isoform X1, with amino-acid sequence MDLEDKFLAKVSGVQSLSSSAQSTPEKNGHSDDASRSSELLQEFLKSGPKKEILRTCFDKDKKNISSKSRMAETKSTSKIAKKQDSKKVSGISNQPSRKQHRKGENPVRFVPTPDPPSDFGHSNSWICKNSACRAVLSKDDTFCRRCSCCICHLFDDNKDPSLWLVCTCESSQGDSCGLSCHIECALQHEKVGVVDHGQLMQLDGGYCCASCGKVTGILGCWKKQLNIAKDARRVDVLCYRIYLSYRLLDGTSRFKELHEMVKEAKAKLETEVGPVNGVSAKMARGIVSRLPIASDVQKLCSLAIEKADEWLATVPNVHPESREGSLPAACKVVFEEVTASSVKIILIEMSNASSGDIKGYKLWYYKSREESHTKDPVSVFPKAQRRILIPNLQPCTEYTFRVVSFTDMGDLGHSEAKCFTKSIEILEKNSSSSVAMNKKKENLQTECNSSGSKMEPNPTMEDSGFKVRDLGKILHLSWAQEQGCSEEFCCADKRKCCGQSETIKPTNPQELLPSVSRDLDLNVVSVPDLNEELTPPFESSRDEDNGCTLQQAVEADDDAASHDLEKNLARSHGSGGSQTWNHGPTGEVPAVDSRGDACRKRVASTNEETHDCDSTLINDSPLRASDGPFSLDENFEYCVKVIRWLECQGHIKQEFRLKLLTWFSLRSTEQERRVVNTFIQALIDDPSSLAGQLVDSFSDIISNKRPRNGFSNKAVSSS; translated from the exons ATGGATTTAGAAGACAAGTTCCTCGCTAAAG TTTCTGGTGTTCAAAGCCTTTCATCCAGTGCACAAAGTACTCCAGAAAAAAATGGCCATTCAGATGATGCTTCAAGAAGTTCAGAACTTCTTCAGGAGTTCCTAAAATCTGGTCCTAAGAAGGAAATTTTACGAACTTGCTTTGATAAGGACAAAAAGAACATTTCTTCAAAAAGCAGGATGGCTGAAACCAAGTCAACCAGTAAGATTGCCAAGAAACAGGACTCAAAAAAAGTTTCTGGTATCAGCAATCAGCCTTCTAGGAAGCAACATCGCAAAGGAGAAAACCCGGTGCGGTTCGTACCAACTCCTGACCCACCTAGTGATTTTGGACATTCAAACTCTTGGATCTGTAAGAATTCTGCCTGCCGAGCTGTTCTCTCTAAAGATGACACATTTTGTAGAAGGTGCTCTTGCTGTATTTGCCAcctttttgatgataacaaggATCCTAGTCTTTGGTTGGTATGCACATGTGAATCTTCTCAAGGGGACTCTTGTGGGTTGTCTTGCCATATTGAGTGTGCTCTTCAACATGAAAAAGTAGGAGTTGTTGATCATGGACAACTGATGCAACTAGATGGTGGTTATTGTTGTGCATCCTGCGGTAAAGTTACTGGGATACTTGG ATGTTGGAAGAAGCAGCTAAATATAGCAAAAGATGCCCGGCGTGTAGATGTACTATGCTACAGAATATATTTGAGCTACAGGCTTTTGGATGGTACTTCAAGATTTAAAGAATTGCATGAAATGGTAAAAGAGGCAAAGGCTAAACTGGAAACTGAAGTTGGTCCAGTTAATGGGGTTTCTGCCAAGATGGCCCGTGGGATTGTCAGCAGACTCCCTATTGCCAGTGACGTACAAAAACTCTGCTCTCTTGCTATTGAGAAAGCTGATGAATGGTTGGCCACTGTTCCCAATGTACATCCAGAATCCAGAG AGGGTTCTCTTCCTGCTGCATGCAAGGTTGTGTTTGAAGAGGTAACAGCTTCCTCagtcaaaatcattttaattgaaatgtCAAATGCATCTTCTGGGGACATTAAGGGATACAAGCTCTGGTATTACAAGAGTAGGGAGGAGTCGCACACTAAAGATCCCGTTTCTGTGTTTCCCAAAGCTCAGAGAAGGATTTTGATACCCAACCTCCAGCCTTGCACAGAATATACATTTCGGGTTGTATCTTTTACAGATATGGGTGACCTGGGTCATTCTGAGGCCAAGTGTTTCACCAAGAGCATTGAGATATTGGAAAAGAATTCATCGTCATCAGttgccatgaataaaaaaaaggagaaccTTCAAACTGAATGCAATTCTTCTGGCTCCAAAATGGAGCCCAATCCCACAATGGAAGACTCTGGATTTAAGGTTCGAGACCTTGGgaaaattttgcatctttctTGGGCTCAAGAACAAGGCTGCTCTGAGGAATTTTGCTGCGCTGACAAGAGAAAATGCTGTGGGCAAAGTGAAACAATCAAGCCTACCAATCCACAAGAGCTGTTGCCTTCAGTTTCTCGCGACCTTGATCTAAATGTTGTTTCGGTGCCTGATTTAAATGAAGAGCTTACACCTCCATTCGAGTCTTCTAGGGATGAAGATAATGGTTGCACTTTGCAGCAGGCTGTTGAGGCAGATGATGATGCTGCTTCGCatgatttagaaaaaaatttagcaAGATCACACGGTAGTGGTGGTTCCCAAACTTGGAACCATGGACCTACTGGTGAAGTTCCAGCAGTTGACTCTCGTGGAGATGCATGTAGGAAGAGGGTAGCAAGCACAAATGAAGAGACACATGATTGTGACAGCACTTTGATAAATGATTCTCCTTTACGTGCATCTGATGGTCCATTCTCCTTAGATGAGAACTTTGAGTATTGCGTGAAAGTAATTCGCTGGCTAGAATGCCAGGGTCATATCAAGCAGGAATTTAGGTTGAAATTGCTGACATGGTTTAGTTTGAGGTCGACAGAACAAGAACGTCGGGTGGTAAATACTTTCATTCAAGCTCTGATTGATGATCCAAGTAGTTTGGCAGGGCAACTAGTTGACTCATTTTCTGATATTATATCCAACAAGAGGCCAAGAAATGGGTTCTCCAATAAGGCTGTGTCATCAAGTTAA